The genomic stretch CGTCGTCAGTAGGACTATCATCACTAGGACTAACCCTTTTAATACCATTAGGAGAAtttgaattattattatcatctttattattattatctttggAGAGTGGGGTCCACTTGAAGAGACGGAGATGAGAGGCGGAAGAATTATTAGAGGCGTTAGAATTATTATGATTTGAATGAgagtgatgaagatgatgagaagAAGAGGAAGGAGGAGGAGGTGGTGTAATTGGTACCCAATTCTTTTGCCATTTGCGTACTGGTCCGGTGAATACGGTGGTTGTTCCGTATCTGCTTGACGATCTACCCAGTCTAGCTCCTACTCCTTCCATGCTTGGCTAACCGGGGTTGGTTcggtttgagtcgggttagttCGGGTTTGTAATTAGGAGGGAACCACCCTTTTGATTGTTTGATGGTTTGGTTGTTTGTGTAAATTGTGTTTCTCTCTTGTTGGAGTTTTTTTGGGGGTTTGcttctctcttctctttttctttctctttcttctttttaCGGTTTTTCCTTTTGTTATTGGTTGTTAGGTGGATCGGGCTCTATTTCACGGGTATTTCCAATGTCaattaatagttttttttttttttttttttttttttttttttttcgattaggACTTGCGGGTAAATATTTAACGTagtttttatattgataaaaaaattgaaaaatagatGGAAGTATTAAATTTTGGTATAACAACATTACCACGTGTTTTAGGttacacgttagaaaaaccgttaATTTATATAAGATCGGAAGATATAAATATGGAAAATTGGAGATAGACTCGTAAACCACTCCTTTTAGGAAAAAAAAGGAACATACCCCGGATGTTCAGACTTTAATTGGATTTAAGCATGTGTATTTTTTATTAACTTATTAAAGTttatttataagttagattttaattattttttttccgtcaaaacgcAAATTTAACTAAgcttattgtaattttttgagcttaAGGTTTAAATGAATGAACTCGGAaactttttaataaaactcataatttttaaaacaaaactcaaaccTTTATTTTAATGCTGAGAAGCTATACAGCTGGTGGTAGTACATCGGATGTATAATCTACTTACTGCTCCTTTTATGATTGAAAGAATATTACATTTGGTCTAACTTTTTACTAAAGAAATAATTTCATATCACTCAGGAGTAATTATCTTAATTGATGACGCTTTTTTATTGTTGATAATCACATGAagataaattaaaaaaattgattGAATATGGACTTGGACTAGACCTAACATGGTTTTTGGTGCACCAACAATCTGACTAGCTAATTTAGGATGGTTTGTTTTTTTGGACACAAACTAAACTTAAAATGTGACTAAATGGTAGTCACTTAAAATGTGACTAAATTGCTTCAAAAAAAATGTGATAATAAATGGTTACTTTGCGCCATCGCCAATACCGAAATATTTACTCATAACAAATAAATTAATCCCAGGCCCACTCCCTTTTCCTGCTTCTCCTTCGATATTTCTCTGTTAAGTTTCAAGATATCCTTTATTACATTATTGTTACTTTGCGCCATCGCCAATCTGTTGAGTCAAAGGAAGCATGTACTATGTAATAATACGAGGGTTAGAGACAAGGTCATTGTCGAGTATGTGAGGGTAAGGGAGATCGCCAGTGGCTGGCAACTACTGTGGCCTGTGGTGTTACAGCGGTCTGGCGGTGTGGATGGTGCTTGATGGCAGTGTTGTGTATAAACAAAATATTGAGTTAGCATCATGAAATACTGATTTTGCATCAATATTTAATGCTGGCCTTAATGTACTGATTAGTACACCGTCTCATTCACTAGATGCATAGCATTTGAATAAATAAATACTCTCGTATATTCAACAAATGCTATCCAAGATTTCTTTTACTAAGTAAGTTGGTATCAATTAATAGTGTCTTATTGTACGAGGCAACCTCGCCTACTCAGAAGTGTTTTTGTCGTGCAGTCAATATCACTTGCAAATAGAAGTCGTAAAGTGGAATTTCAAAGGAGGGTTAAGGAGCTGTTTGATAAATGACATATTtgccaatttttagcatattcaagggttttagcatatttgaccaatcaatatgctaattttagtgtttggtaaacaacatattaaaacagcatatttggggtcaatatgctattttacaatatgctgcttaaCCCCAGCATATTGTTTAGcctattgtaaaataggaaatttttctccattttacaaataaaactaaaaatctactaatcgtaatctgccaattaacaaacactcaaattaattctgctaattataatatcctagtcaaaccttctgataaaatatgtcatttataatctgcttttgcaatctgcttatgctgaaaGTAATCTGTTCTTTGCCAAACAGGCCTAAATCAAATTATTTCACCCAAGACTGAACCTCTCACACTAAAAGAACATAAATGCTTTAATTATGGCTAAATCATAATTGTCGAACAAATTTGCCAAGACATCAATTAATAAAAAAAGGATAAGTAGTAAACATTGACGGAACAAATATTTGGACAATGacctttgtcaaaaaaaaaaatatttggacAATGGGGATGCACACAAAGAACAAACCACAAGGcacgacgaaaaaaaaaaaaaaaaaaaaaaaaaaaaaaaaaaaaaaaaaaagagaaaaaaaacaagaaaaagaaatAGAAGGGAAGGAAAACAATTTGGAAGGTACTCTAGAAAACAGAGAAGCTAGGGTTAATATTTGAAGTCAGACACTCGGTAAGTCGGTAACAGAGCCAATCTCCTCAATAAAGCTCGCAAAACCACAGAATCGATAGCTTTTAAATATTGATGAGTAGTGTACTTGAAGATCTATAAAGAACTCGGTCTTGACAAGCCATATTTATATTCAAAAAATTAGGACATTAGCAACAAATATAAACCAAAGATCATTAAGATTGGAAAGGCAACTTCTACAACAAAGAATTAGGCATTGAAGTTCAAAACTCAATTTCGAGGAACCTACAATAACAGGGGTACCTAATATGTATCCTTCAGGAACCCCACTTCATTTTAGAATTGCCACGAACATTTTAATGTGTAAAATAGTCTTCGGGAAAAACAAAACAGGAAACAAGTCACTCTAAGGAAAGGCAAGGTTTTCGACATTATTCTTCTGCAGGAACAGGTTTTGCCTCTTGGAAATAGTCATGCCTGAAAATTAAGAATGGAAATCCAGTGGCGTTAAACAGGAAACATAAGAAGCCGTGACATAGAAGCACGGGCCTAAAACGCCTGATCTAAACTCAGTATTGGTGGTGATTGACAAATGACTAAGCTGAGCTATAACCTATAAGCCATAAACAAAGAAAGACTCACTGAATCTTTCGGCTAAGTTGGTAAAGTCCAGTTCCAGCCATTGCCACGTTTACGCTGAAAAGATTCCAGTTCTTCTGCAACTCATAATACAAGATATGTTAAATCTAAAATTTTTGGGTTCCATAAAGGTTTAGTTGAGCTATCTCTACTGAAAATCTAAGACACAACGAAATACTTCAAATGGCTGTAATTAACAGCTTCTAAAGCATTCAGGAAATAGGTCACTGGTAAGTGGTAATGTGTGCCGGAAAAATTGAAGTAGCAAGAAACAGCACTTTTTATCCTATAAATCAATCTCGGTTTCAGTAGTGGTATTGTCTTTCACAGCATAATCTAGCCAAATGCGGCTTATATTGCCTAAAAATACAGTAAAAATGTGAACACGATATACACGTATGAAAGTTCTTTCCGCTACAAAATTTATCAGATAGGTTTCTCACAACTTTTCTGAAAGTACCTTTTCttcaaattaaaaattacattgataattcaaaaaccaaaaaggtcatatattcattaccctagtgcctcaatggctcccgcaaattgcgggctaaggggggtcggatgtacgcagccttacccttgtgttagcaacacaaagaggttgtTTCCGAAAAAAAggtcatatattaaaaaaaaaaaacataggaGTATAAAGAATGAACACGGAGACACCATGCCCGATTCATTCAAGATGACCAAAAATTTCAATAAGCAACTCACACGTACCAAAATGACGTGAAATTGCcaaaaaaaacagagaaaaatCAAGGCGACAATAAACAAGAGAACCATATTATAAGGTGAACACACCAATAATCGCCAGATGTCCTACATTCCCAACTCGAACACCCATTCAATAGTATCAACGGAAGTTACCTTTTTTTTGGTGACTATCAACGAAAGTTACTAAAGAGACCATATTCGGCATTGAAAAATAAAAATATCACAAGCAACAAGGTAAGGATGCAAGGCAGTGCACTGGACAAGAACACAATCTAAAGTCTGTACTAGATGTTTGACATAGGCATAGATAGAAATGAAAGTCATCTTTATGAAGATTTCAATTGTGCAAGATGCAAAACCTATAGGGTTCATAACCAAGTCATACTATTACTGACTTACATACTTATATGCAACGAGGTGATTTGATATACCTATGTAGCGAACTAGCCACCCTGGCCAGATTCAGGGGTAAGAAGAAATAGGTTCATAAGTATGCTACTATGCTTTACCGAGGAGAGAGTAGAAAGCACTTACAGGGGTAATAACAGTACTGTAGCGAGACCATATGATCCCAGTGCATGCAACCGCTGAGAAGCAgaacaaaaaaaagaaatttcATAACATGTTATACCTAAGCAACAAAATATCTACTTCAAATGATACAAAATTAAGCAGGCTATCCGCATCACAAGGAGCATGAGTGGGACGATGCAAGATGCTATTTCCTATGGGTAATTTGGCAAATAGTAATTTGGCAAATACCTATTTGCTGAGGATATGATAGTTTCTCTGGCGGTTTAGCGAAGTCTGCAATGTTGGCTATACTAATGCCCCACTTGAATGTCGGTGCCCAAAAGTGAACTGCACATCAATAAGTTGTTTGGAAATCAGTAAAAGATTCGTTATGGCATTAAGGAAAACATAGGGCAAAGAGATTAATCCTATAAAAAACAGAAGTACCAACCAAAAATAAGCCAATTTATTCCATGTACTTATCTCAGTCAATAGATATCCTCATAATGCAGTAAACAGCTGTCCAGTGATCAAGGACAAACATCTTTAGCTCTTTACTAGCTAGAACCCATGATAATAGGCAATACCAGTGTTTGAGCCGAATACTATCTCGAAACAAATTAAGAAGGAACATTCTCGCTTATCATCACGAGTGATTCAGAAATTTATTGCCAAagaaataacaattacaacactCAGTAGAGCTCAAGGCCTCAACCAACATCAACAGCCAAATTAACATTTAAAGATGCAAAATTTGACAAGGGGTCATGTGTGAAGCTCATACGTTTTAAAACAGCATAGTTTAAAATAGAGCTTCCTTGAATTAAATCCGAACTCCGCCAATAATTATAGGGTAATAAGCGACTACTCCAAAATTAAGTCCAGCACGGGAGCACCAACAAACTTGTATGAACAATATCATTAACCCTAGCTCACTTTTAGCCAGAAATGCTAAAAAGTAGCAATGCACAATTCCATATACATCTACTCACGAATTGGATAGGGAGTTAAAAACTCGCCTTGAGAATTTAAACATATCACCTTCTCCTACAAAATACCCCAAACATGGTGAattgctattttttttttttttttttgatgacgaggggttgaatcccccgggcccatgcattcccgcaccaccacatggaccatggaAGCCACCCCtttgggggctgcagtggccaagtgatcatcgccccagctggtagttgAACCCGGGActtctcaactcctgcatttctgcaagctccaaggtttaacccggctaccactggactaacaccacttggttgtgAATTGCTAAATTGCATACATGAATTAGTTTTTCAACATTAGTATATTGCTTCAAAGCAAATACACCCCGTGATTCGCATTCGAAATCCTAATAAATGTTTAATCATTTCTTTCCTCAAATCTATTTTTTCAAAACAAATTCTTCCATCAATCACAACACACGCCAATTAAACAAAAGATAATCAATCAAATTCAAATACACACAACAATTCTCCTAATCTATGTTGATCCGATCACATTAATTGTGAATATAacataacataattaacatggacaaatcTCAAATGAAGAATACATGAGTCAAACCTAAAAGAAATGGAAATTAATGTgaagaaagagagagaaagaaagcgAACTAGTTTTGGGGCCGGCGGGATGATTCCACAAAGCTTGAAGCTTAGAAGACGCCATTGATGAAAGTAATGATTAGATAGATAACAACAATGTCAAAAGCCTTTTGTGTTGGGTTGTTATGATGTGTTTTATTCTCTCAGTCCGAGTGCGCGTTACTCTTTTTTTGGACGACAGCGTCACTCCTGAGAGTCCTGACAATGAGACGGGTTCCTGGATCGTATCCAACCTCGGTACCACATAGGAATAAGTGATAATGGGTCTAGGGATGGCAATTATGACCCAAACCGAACTGAACTCGAATCGAACCGAAGGAAAAAATTCGATCCAAATCCACTCTTTAAAAACTCATTCCCGATCCACTATTTAaaaatccatatccatatccactatTGGAAAACCCAAACCAAATTCGAACTCGATCCAAGTGGATATTATTGAAAATTTAGGCTTTATTAaccttgaaatttaaattttcttatataaaattaaatttttaTGTAGTCAAATTAAGTTTCGTATTGGGTTGTGGATTATGtagtggatcgggtatggatttggaGTGGGTatgaatttgaaaaagttataatggatcgggtatggattttaaaattttggagatggatcgggtatggatatggatctgtgatccaataagtaagtggatcgggtttggatcttgcaaaacccgatccaacccgacccattgccatccctaaatGGGTCACAGTCCAGCTTAGATTCATTGCGTTGGATCCTACGGGTTGGGTTAGAGTTTTAGGAGTGGAACTTTCGAAATAGATTTAATTCTAGGGTTTGGTTTGAAGGTGTTCCGGGTGTAGATTCCGGAGCAGTATTGTTTACCACGTAAacttggtgaatggatgtccttccttgctttgactcttcctctcggtctctactgaaacgatgaacaaactgagggctcggctttgcaccgagcgtactcactccgacgctcaagtcagtaaacttaaagggattaagttgtgtgttacttgacaaagtatattgtagagagataagggattttataccagatgaatagtgagttttaggttagattaTGGATCCCcctctcaatgagagaagtggagtatttatagactttcaccttttgtcacgtagtggccaagtggccaagtggctagcaggtggaaagactgttctaccctcggtcgagggacccatggcaggccggctgactccatgccgaggggcttggatatgagtacgcggatatgtctcccggctggctgattgcccagccgagacccaagtgaccggccgacaggctgcgtcggttaggcggtctaacatgttgacttgctgtctcttgatccttgaccttgctcaatatgttgactcggtcagggggtgcagaatatgccccatcagaagGTTTTTGGAATGAAGTTCCATAAATATCCAATGCATTTTAGCTCCATTTTAACTCGGAATTTCATACCTAGTAATGATAAACGGGTTAATCGGATCAGTTTCGGATCGAGTTCTTTTTATGCACCTTTATTTCAATTTTAGTTTGGTTCAATTCAGGTTggattcagttttcacttttaatcggttgtagatatttcggGCAGGTGCAGGTCTCAGTCGAGTAAATATCGGAGCAAATGAGATTCAAGTCGGGTTAATAACAGAGCAGATGAGATTTGAGTCGACCATATTCGAATCGGATATCATGGACATCGGAATAATacaaggtttttttttttgaataagtAGTATATAATAATTTTTTAAATAAGTAAGATATACTAGTATAACTTAATTTTGAGCTATGTTGCTCAAACTTGTTTAAAAATATAGGATACGGGTGCGTGTTAAAGTGTCGAACTTAACCATTTTTTGTGAAAAATATGCAAACTTTAGCTTAAATGAGGTGTCGAAGTGTCATACCTTTGTCCAAGTGTCGAGTGTGAGACATGGATACGTGGAGGAGGAATTAATTTAGTccattttctctccatttcctcaaaagaaatggagaggcaagtaCTTATTAATGGCCCGGATCACATATTGACAAtatctaacggttctaaatttacacataaaaataaaggaaaatgaggaTGGaagaggaaattattatttaaagagaTTGTGAGAGTAAATGGAGAGAAAGAAAATGGAGAGGAACCATTTCCGAATTAGAAGAGTCGGAGTACATAGATTCTAAGATGGCAAATGGGTGACATTGCACTCATATacaaaaaagacaccctagaaagtTGTTCATACAAGATGAGCATAAATAAACAGGTAAAGTGAAGCAATTTGGGTATCCAATAGTCATTCAACTCAATTATaacctaggttgcacggacatAACACTTTTTTAGCCTCCGTGTGTtcgacacggtgtcggacacggaCACGCCTAGGACACGGCGTAAAACGTGTCAGACACCCCAAAAACCGTGTCGtcggttttattttaattgtcgGCGTGTCGGACACGGTCCAATACAAGCGGACACGGCCCGTATTTGGTGGACACGACACTTATACCTTTTCAAAACAACAAAATCCAATTTACATTCTCACAACTCGACATTACCAATTCCTTTCAGAATAGCAAAACCCACCATCGACAACAGTACGACCCCTAATCAGCCTCCCCTTGCCGCAGGGCGCCGACACAAGACCTCGCCGTCGTCGGTCTCTCTTCGTCAACACCACAGCCACCTCAAAAATACTTATTTGACATGAGATTATGTCTTATGCCCTTTTcctttggactgaaattgtctgaactgaaatgaacttaatagagcttaactgaactaaactgaacttaatagagctaaactgaactgaactaaactgaactgaactgaaataaaaataaaagattataataataataaatattataacaatattattcattattattattattaatataatataataatatatataaaaaaatagtaatataataataaatatagtaataataataatatattagtaatataaatgataacattaatgataataatataatattaaataatacaatatattaattataataactagaaaataaatacgataagtataatataatataaatattataaataattttaattaatataaataataataataataataataaatattaataatttatactactaatattgccattaattataataatataataataaataaataaaaataaaataataaaaataataataaaaacaatagtaatataataaatataaaaaatatacattaatataataataaaaatattaaatagattaatataataataatgataacagtaagaatataaaataagaatagtATTACTAatgttgaactgaactgaactgaacttaactgaactgaactgaatggtgctgaactgaactgaactgaacttaatagagctgaactgaaatgaactgaacttataagaagtgaaattaagtccaaaagaacatggcctaagtactagaattaactaccaaattaacaatttataagtcAAACTATACTCCAGATTACTCTAATGGACaaagcaatatagtgcaagtaaggttCGATCCCAAGAGAAAGGCTATTAAACTAAAGACTTGACTTGTAACTATTGACCACTAATGAAGACTCTAACTACCAATTAAGACACTAATGACAATTAAAACTCAACAATTTGAACTAGTCACAAACAATGGATATTAACAATGTTCAACTTGTAGTAAACATAAAAAGAGAATTCTTTGGTTGGAAAAACAACATGAGAAAGAGTAACAATGGAAACTTTGCTATTGTGGCAATACAACAACACTTAATAGGCAACAATCAATAATGAGGAAGAAATTGGTGTAATCTCTTCTTAGTAACCAATAAATGATAAAGCTTGACTCTCTTTGTACTTTCTTAATATTATCCACCCAATACCACAATATCAAGATATTAGCacacacaaattaaaccatctatgtATCCTCTTCAAATTTagtcaacaattcattaaaccatgaacgACAACTAAAATGAGAATTAAGAACTTTGCCAAGATATtcaagctaggatcaattcttcATAAGATTAAACTATGTAAATGAGAAAAAGACATAAACTTTCCTATTTGTcatatgaatcctttaaaccaaatcaacatacaacaaacttgattcaaacaatcctagatagattaaaccatttctctaggatttgcaatagttgaacaaCAATAAGCATgaatggccaacccaaacataaacATCATTCAACATATGAATTTAAGCACAAGGGAAGGAtattagataaattaagagagattagagattcttacaataccaaagttagGAACTTTGAATGAAATTACACCAAGTaaagaaggatttagccttccataatcttgttacaactcacaaattaaagaaagattaacattAAATTAGATAGAGTTCTTGTCTTAATTATTAAAAAGCTTAAGATTATAGATAGATAAATTCTCTTCAAAGTTTGAGGTATTTATATGGATGCACACCAATCTAGGTTAAACTGTCTCATGAAAGCCCAAACACGGAATGTTAAGCTCATGTTCTATTAAGAATGCACAGGATCTGGGGAAAGGCGCagactgcgcaggctgcgctcgGGACGGGAGTCCGACTCCAAAATATGATCATTAGCTTGGTCCTTTGTTTTCCCGTCTTCACTTGTCATTGCTTGGTTAGTGTGAGCTTCATATCCTGGTTGATGCAAAACGAAATCTTCACCTCGACTCATAGATATGGATGCTTGAATGTCTTATGAGATGAACAACCCAAGTGAAGGCTCAATGTGACCAAAACTACAAGTAAACGAAATAGGCCGGTGTATGTCCAAGATTAGTGCATAAATGTGGCCTCAAAACTCGAATAAACAACCTAATAGACACAACTTGGTATGACATATTTGACTCCATCAACAACACTTCTGATGAGACCGGGACAGgtatcatgatggcagtagtctaAGTGATTCAATCTTGAAAATTATGCAAACTCAACTTTTGTTGATGAGATTATTGTCCCAGTTACCTCCCAAATAAATTCGTGGTCCTGTCTATGAAAATTTATGATTGAACATCAAATACACAAAATCATATGGCTTTGTACGAACGAAAGATGCTTGATGCATAAGTTCCAAAAGAGTTGGCCTTTATGTGCAAATAATTCTATATCCTTAACCGAATCAGCACTCCAGTGGTACATCAATTGATAAGTCCAAATTATATACATTTTTACCCCTTATTTTTGATCCATTTTGTATGACAttatgcactaaccttagtgattttgagctaatattgtatttcTAGTTGCATTTACATGTTCTATCATATTTTGTAGGTACTTAAGCTTTAAGGAGCTTAATTCCACATATTTACAAGCACTAGGATACAAAGCTAAGTTGAAGAGAAGAATGGACCAACAATGAAGTAAAGCATGGACTTGCATGAGCAAATGTGGTGGATTAATTTGAGAAATGCACAACACAAATCAAGAAATGTCAAGCCCTATTACAAGTCCACAAAATTCTCAACTTAGGATTCTACACGGGATGCTCATGAAGATGCTCTTAGGATGATAAGTATGCAATTAACCGGAGAGTTAAGAAGAATTAAGGAGCAACTTTGGATTCCACATAACATTTAATCAAGCATTAAAGAGAAAATACCCGGGCAatggtaaccccgatcggggttgggtgtccCCGATCGAGGACGTGGGATTCTCAATTGTTTACGTTACACACTCAAGTCTTATATAAAGGAACTTCAACACAAGCATTTGACACCATCTTTCTACACACAATTCCCatagttagtttaggttagatcttagtttagtttagtttagatttactttatgttatttacatttcctatttacatttcaagttataaaacaatttacatttacaagttatttatattataagtattgttcttccatttacatttccatttccaattgcaaggtaatttcttattcatattttcattatgttttcatttatcattagtttaattcacatttccaccatgttagagtagtctaccttgtctagggaatgaaggaagccatgcataaaaagtatttgtaacatgataaattaggatgttataatattgtctaattgtttctatcacatgtttgcatcatcacgtttaatctttgtttaaaggccttattcattgattaa from Silene latifolia isolate original U9 population chromosome 2, ASM4854445v1, whole genome shotgun sequence encodes the following:
- the LOC141642519 gene encoding uncharacterized protein LOC141642519, producing MEGVGARLGRSSSRYGTTTVFTGPVRKWQKNWVPITPPPPPSSSSHHLHHSHSNHNNSNASNNSSASHLRLFKWTPLSKDNNNKDDNNNSNSPNGIKRVSPSDDSPTDDVVSHEPPRRKFKFIPIAVLEEKKKENEEKSDDEAKNIDTDGDEQGSKGDDIDEKPDINDVPMEENQDSEENQTPPARQDLNELDLSLGLTSHEDDHDSDS
- the LOC141642520 gene encoding mitochondrial pyruvate carrier 4, whose amino-acid sequence is MASSKLQALWNHPAGPKTIHFWAPTFKWGISIANIADFAKPPEKLSYPQQIAVACTGIIWSRYSTVITPKNWNLFSVNVAMAGTGLYQLSRKIQHDYFQEAKPVPAEE